The Nocardia sp. BMG51109 nucleotide sequence CCGGCCAGGTGGCCGATATGCCACCGGTGGGCAGCCTGTTCGCGACCTTCCTCGGCTACAACCCGTTCCAGGAACTGCTCGGCCCGACCGGTGCCCTCGACAACCCGGGCGTACACACCGACGTGCTCACCGGACAGGAGTTCTTCCCCCATCTGATCTCCGGACCGTTCCATTCCGGCCTCGTCGTGGTGTTCCTCGGCGCGGCACTCATGATGCTCGTCGGAGCCGTCGCATCCTGGTTCGCGGGCGGCAAATACGTCGTCGACGAACAGGAAGAGCTGGCCGAGGCCGAGCGTGCGGGCATACTTGATACAAGTAGTACCGAAACGGACAATGCCGACACGGGCAACGACGACACGGGCAGTGCCGACACGAGGGCCGGGGTAGGAGCGAAGACGGGATGATCCAGCAGGAGCGCACGCGCAGCGCCGAAGAACTCGCCGAGGCGGCCGACTTGTATCTGGCGCTCGGACGGATCACCCGGCTGCTGCGCCGCTCCGGCGACCTGGGATCGCTCAGCCCCGGGTCCGCGGCCGCACTCGGAACGCTGGTGCGCAGCGGCCCGATGCGGCTGGGCGATCTCGCCGCGACGGAACGGGTCACCGCGCCGACGATGTCGCGGATCGTATCCGCCCTGGAGAAGGTCGGCTATATCGAGCGCACCGCCGATCCGGTCGACGGGCGGGCCCAGCTGCTGTCGGCGACCGAACCGGCGCAGGCGCTGGTCAACGGCCTCACCTCGGCCCGCATCCACCGCTTCGCGGCCGCGCTGCACGATCTGGAGCCCGACCAGCGCGGCGTGCTCATCACCGCGCTGAACAACCTGGTCGACCTGCTCGACGAGTAATGCTGCTCACTTTCGGACAACCGCGGATGCCGTTGTGACTGCGCGCGATTGCAAAATCTGATAGAAAAAGATCACTTCTGCTGACAAATTTCTGGGTTGCTCACAATGTCGTGGGCCGGAGGTTCGAGCTCCTGGAAACCCTCTTGCAGTGCGGCTTTCGGAGCTCGGCACTGTTTCCGGAGGAGAACCGTGATGACAGTCCGCACCAACAGCACCCCCACCGCCCCGCGCGAGGACGGCGACGCGACCGATGATGCCGTCGTCTGGCCCGAGCCGAGCCCGCTCTCGTCCTGGTGGCAACAGGTGATGCAGGCATCCACCGAAGGCCGTTCGACGCCGCGCGCATCCTGAATCCGTCGTTCCTGCGGAGGCCGGCAACACTTCCGGCCTGCGCCGGAACGACGGGGTCGTGATCACCGCCCGGACGGGCGGAACTTGACTGGGAGTTCACTCCAGGTCGTAGCGTCGGTTCCGGCGAGCACGCGCTCGCCTCGATCCGGTGTCACCAAGGAGGACTCCCCGCATGATCGCGACCAGGAAACTCGGCGAACTCACGGTCGGCGCGCAAGGGCTCGGCTGCATGGGGATGAGCCATGCCTACGGCGTGCGCGACAGCGACGACGAGTCGATCGCCACCATCCACCGCGCGCTGGACTTGGGCGTCACGCTGCTCGATACCGCGAACGTCTACGGCGCCGGGGTGAACGAACAACTCGTCGGCCGCGCCGTCGCCGATCGCCGCGACCGCGTGGTGCTGGCGACCAAGTTCGGCATCCAGTGGGGTGCCGACGGCTCGATGAGCGCGCGGGGCGATGCCGCCTACGTCCGGCAGTCCTGCGACGAATCGCTGTCGCGGCTCGGCGTCGAGCACATCGACCTGTACTACCAGCACCGCGTCGACCCCGACGTGCCGATCGAGGAGACCTGGGGTGCGCTCTCCGACCTGGTCACCGCGGGAAAGGTGCGCTACCTCGGCATCTCGGAGGCCGCGCCGACCACGATCCGCCGTGCCCACGCCGTACATCCGGTGACGGCGCTGCAGAGCGAATGGTCGCTGTGGACCCGCGATCTCGAGGCCGAGGTGGTGCCCACCTGCCGGGAGCTCGGCATCGGCATCGTGCCGTTCTCGCCGCTCGGCCGCGGCTTCCTGACAGGCGCCATCACCTCCACCGCGGAACTGCCCGCCGACGATATTCGCCGCCGGCTGCCCCGCTTCTCCGACGGCAACTTCGATCGCAATCTCACGATCGTCGACGCGCTGCGCGCGATGGCGGACGAAAAGGGCGTCACCGCGGGCCAATTGGCGCTGGCGTGGGTGCAGAGCCGGGGCGCCGACGTGGTGCCGATCCCGGGCACCAAGCGCCGCACCTACCTCGAGCAGAACGTCGGGGCGGTCGATATCGAGTTGACCGCAGAGGATCTGGCGCGCATCGAGGCGGCGGCACCGCCGGAGGCCATCGCCGGGGCGCGCTACCCGGAGGCGCTGGCCCGCGCGGCGGGGAAGTAACACCGAGCCGGTGCGGGTGCGCCCGTGCCCGCACCGGCCGGGATTCACCACCAGGTCGTGGCCGTCCACAGTCACGGGCCCGAGCACGCAACGCTTCGGCCGTGCAGCCACGTCCGGCCGCCGTGAATCGGCTACGGCCACACCACTGCTCGGGCAGGCCCTACTGCGCCGCGTCCACCTTCAGCGTGACCGGCGTATCCGCGGTCACCGAGGTGCCCGGTGCGGGCGTCTGGTCGGCGATGGTCCACGGGGTGGTGTGGCTGGCCGGGTCGTTCATCACGTCCCGGCCGTCGGCCGAGGTGACCGAGGCGATGGCGAAGCACAGCCCCGGACCCACCACGGTGTCGGCGAGCGCCTTGCTACGGAAGTCGGGCAGCGCCTGCGGCCAGGTCTGCTCGTTGCACGCCTGGCCCCCGGGCTGTCCCGAACCGCCCGGGGCCGGACTGCTCTGCGCCGAACCACTCTGCGCCGAACCACTCTGCGCCGAACCACTCTGCGCCGAACCACTCGGTGCGGTAGCCGAACTCGGGCCGGCCGCCGACGAGTCGTCGCCGTTCCCGGACGACCCGCAGGACGCGCAGGCCAGCGCGACGGCAAGCGTGAATACGGATATCGCGGTGCGGCGCATACGTTTTCCTCTGTCTCCACGGGCCCGTCCGGCCCACCTACTGCGCCACGCACACTAATACGACCGGCGACCACCACCCGCAGGGGGTGCCGAGGAGAATGCCGCCGAGACTGACGAACGGGCCGGGCGGTGATCCCAGGCGACGATCCCGAGTAGTGATCCCGGGCGGTGAGGTCCGAGGGCCGTAGCGCGTCCCGGACCCCACCCGATCGGCGGTACCGGCGACCGCGAGCTGGGAAATCGTGGAATCCGCTCGACGAAATTGTGCACCCGATACTTCCGGCCGGGAGCGGTTTTCGATGTTACGACCTGATGAAAATCCTCAGGAACCCACCTCCGCCAGCGTCGTCTCCAAGCGGGCCAAGCCGGCCCGGACACGCGATTTCACCGTCGAGACCTGTACGCCGAGGTGCTCGGCCACCTGCGGATAGCTGAACCCGAGGTAGTACGCCAGCACCAGCGACTCCCGCTGCCGCGGTGTCAACGCGGTGAGACCGGCACGTACACAATGTAATTCGTGCTTGCGCAACATCTCCTCGACCACCGAGTCGACCGCCGGGCGATAATCGGTGACGCCCCAGACATGGTTGTGGTCGGAACTGGCGCGCTCGCGGCGCACCCGATCGACCGCCTGCCGGTGCGCCAGCGTGCGCAGCCACGTCGCCGCCGAACCGCGGCGGCGGTCGAATCCGGCGGCGCTGCGCCACACCTGAAGATAGACGTCCTGCGACGTCTCCTCCGCATAACCGGGATCGCGGACCACCGCGAGCACCCGCCGGAACACCATCGGCCTGGTCCGGCTGTACAGCTGACCGAACGCGTCCCGGTCGCCGCGGCCCACGCGGCACACCAGGTCGGCATCGAGATCGGAATCCGCCCGGGTCGGCCCCGTGGGCACGACGGCACACGAGCGCCCGGCAGTCGGAACATGTACGACAACGGCCACGATTGCCCCCACACGATGAGAAGGAGTCGGAGCCGGCTGTCGAGTTCAGGGACGCATGCCGGTACGAGATCCCGTCCGGGGGCAAGGGATTCGAGATCTTGAACGTCAGTCTACCGGCCACCTGTGATCGTGCATCTGAAAACTCGCGCAATCCATGACCGGCCCGGGCACGATCACAGGCGCAGCCCGAGTTCCACGATGGCCCGTGCCACCTCGTGCACGCCGACCCGGCGGCGCCGCGCATGGGTGCGGATCAGGTCGTACGCGGCGTCCGGGGTGACCCGGCGCGCACCCGCGATCACACCCTTGGCCTGCTCGACCACAATGCGCGAGGTGAGCGCGTGCTGCAACTGGTCGGTCAGGCGCTGCTGGCGGCGCAACCGGTCGGCGGTCAGCAGATGGCCGGCGGCCAGACCGGCGAGCAGCGTGCCGACCGACAGCTCCTCGGCCGTCCAGTCGCGCGGCACGGAGTCGTACAGACTCAGCACGCCCAGCCGGGCCGAATCGAGCTGCACCGGAATCGCCACCACGGCCGGAACCCCGTGCCGCACCGCGGCACTCGCGTATTCGGGCCACTGCCCGCCGTGCCGGTGCATGTCGGCCACCGCGACCGGCTCGCCGCGGCGCAACGCGTCCACGCCCGGGCCGCGGGCGCAGTCCTGCTGTGCCGCCTCGACATGAGCCAGCTCGTCGGGGACGGCGCCGGCCACCGAACCGCCGTCCTCGTCGATCAGGGTCACGGCGGCGCCGCACAGCGCCAGCACATCGATCGCGGTTGCTATCAGTTGCCGCACCGCGCCGGAGCGGTCCGGCGCATCGGGCAACCGCAGCACCAGACGTGCCAGCGCCGACATCATCGGTTCGCCGTCGGACATCCCTATATCACCCCCGCGGCACGGGCGCCGAGGCGCCCGCCCAGGCTCGATCGGAAACACCTCAGCCGGACGCATCGATGGTACGGGCACCGCGGCAAGCGAATTACCCGCAT carries:
- a CDS encoding MarR family winged helix-turn-helix transcriptional regulator encodes the protein MIQQERTRSAEELAEAADLYLALGRITRLLRRSGDLGSLSPGSAAALGTLVRSGPMRLGDLAATERVTAPTMSRIVSALEKVGYIERTADPVDGRAQLLSATEPAQALVNGLTSARIHRFAAALHDLEPDQRGVLITALNNLVDLLDE
- a CDS encoding aldo/keto reductase, with amino-acid sequence MIATRKLGELTVGAQGLGCMGMSHAYGVRDSDDESIATIHRALDLGVTLLDTANVYGAGVNEQLVGRAVADRRDRVVLATKFGIQWGADGSMSARGDAAYVRQSCDESLSRLGVEHIDLYYQHRVDPDVPIEETWGALSDLVTAGKVRYLGISEAAPTTIRRAHAVHPVTALQSEWSLWTRDLEAEVVPTCRELGIGIVPFSPLGRGFLTGAITSTAELPADDIRRRLPRFSDGNFDRNLTIVDALRAMADEKGVTAGQLALAWVQSRGADVVPIPGTKRRTYLEQNVGAVDIELTAEDLARIEAAAPPEAIAGARYPEALARAAGK
- a CDS encoding sigma-70 family RNA polymerase sigma factor, translating into MPTGPTRADSDLDADLVCRVGRGDRDAFGQLYSRTRPMVFRRVLAVVRDPGYAEETSQDVYLQVWRSAAGFDRRRGSAATWLRTLAHRQAVDRVRRERASSDHNHVWGVTDYRPAVDSVVEEMLRKHELHCVRAGLTALTPRQRESLVLAYYLGFSYPQVAEHLGVQVSTVKSRVRAGLARLETTLAEVGS
- a CDS encoding GAF and ANTAR domain-containing protein, whose protein sequence is MSDGEPMMSALARLVLRLPDAPDRSGAVRQLIATAIDVLALCGAAVTLIDEDGGSVAGAVPDELAHVEAAQQDCARGPGVDALRRGEPVAVADMHRHGGQWPEYASAAVRHGVPAVVAIPVQLDSARLGVLSLYDSVPRDWTAEELSVGTLLAGLAAGHLLTADRLRRQQRLTDQLQHALTSRIVVEQAKGVIAGARRVTPDAAYDLIRTHARRRRVGVHEVARAIVELGLRL